One candidate division WOR-3 bacterium genomic window carries:
- a CDS encoding DUF167 domain-containing protein: MSYCNEYVLGYMLINIHTIPNAKKKEVIMLGKDLYKVKLISPPEKGKANEELIEVLADYFNTKKSNIRIIKGEFGRDKVVEIENR, translated from the coding sequence ATGAGTTATTGCAATGAATATGTTTTAGGGTATATGCTCATCAATATTCATACCATTCCCAATGCGAAGAAGAAAGAAGTGATTATGTTGGGGAAGGATTTGTATAAAGTAAAGTTGATCTCTCCGCCAGAAAAAGGCAAGGCAAACGAGGAATTGATTGAAGTTCTCGCTGACTATTTCAATACAAAAAAATCAAATATAAGAATCATCAAGGGCGAATTTGGAAGAGATAAGGTTGTTGAGATTGAAAACCGATAG
- a CDS encoding biotin/lipoyl-containing protein has protein sequence MAYLIRIEDKEYTGSISRIGASFNILLNGKNIFAEVAGIEKDKLTLIIENRPYQVFLDGENHLTINGESYSFEVIDEQVAKVLKSAPDIGHKKEVTVTAPMPGLVIEVEVNEGDSVKKGQGLLIIEAMKMQNEFKAPRDGIVKKILVQKGQTVNSKDALVVIE, from the coding sequence ATGGCATATCTTATAAGAATAGAAGATAAAGAGTATACGGGGAGCATTAGCAGGATTGGTGCCTCTTTTAATATTTTGCTTAATGGTAAAAATATATTTGCAGAAGTTGCAGGTATAGAAAAGGACAAATTGACACTGATAATTGAAAACAGACCTTACCAAGTATTCCTTGATGGAGAAAATCACTTAACTATAAATGGTGAATCATATTCGTTTGAAGTAATTGATGAGCAGGTTGCCAAGGTATTAAAATCTGCTCCGGATATTGGACATAAAAAAGAGGTAACTGTCACTGCACCTATGCCGGGTCTGGTAATTGAGGTTGAGGTCAATGAAGGTGATAGTGTTAAAAAAGGTCAGGGTTTGCTTATTATTGAGGCGATGAAGATGCAGAATGAGTTTAAGGCACCCAGGGACGGGATAGTGAAGAAAATATTGGTTCAGAAAGGTCAAACGGTAAATAGCAAAGATGCGCTGGTGGTTATTGAATAG
- a CDS encoding nucleotidyl transferase AbiEii/AbiGii toxin family protein, producing the protein MKFIKVLSSLTKNFEKHNVRYALIGGFSLFVFGIPRTTVDLDFLINKEDLEKLDKIMDKLGYKLIFRTDNVSQYAGKTKELGGIDFIHGFRKYALAMLARARKWKIKDIEIKVLQPEDIIGLKVQAIANKPERKNRELADIESILEKFSKNIDWELLKEYFHLFGFDKDFNELKKRYG; encoded by the coding sequence ATGAAATTTATAAAGGTTTTATCATCGCTCACAAAAAATTTTGAGAAACATAATGTGCGATATGCGCTTATCGGTGGTTTCTCGCTTTTTGTATTTGGTATTCCCAGAACCACAGTTGACCTTGATTTTCTCATTAATAAAGAAGATTTAGAAAAACTTGATAAAATAATGGATAAACTTGGATATAAACTAATTTTTAGAACCGATAATGTATCTCAATATGCAGGTAAAACAAAAGAACTAGGTGGTATTGATTTTATCCATGGATTCAGAAAGTATGCTTTAGCAATGCTGGCAAGGGCAAGGAAATGGAAAATAAAAGATATAGAAATTAAGGTTCTACAACCTGAAGATATAATTGGCTTGAAAGTGCAGGCAATTGCCAATAAACCCGAGCGCAAAAACAGGGAACTTGCAGATATTGAGAGCATACTTGAAAAGTTCTCTAAGAATATTGATTGGGAACTTTTAAAAGAATATTTCCACCTGTTTGGTTTTGACAAAGATTTCAATGAATTGAAAAAGAGATATGGGTAG